A region from the Campylobacter blaseri genome encodes:
- a CDS encoding disulfide bond formation protein DsbA — MVIGIDLGSNTLRVALMNERFEILKSYEIIVGSAKDLKDGGNLSPNSKNNIINALEKIKAKFNFNKFKYIAVATEAFRIAKDSKEFFKFIKDKFNINFEIIDGISESKFTRLAVEHRLSKLSVNFKDILAIDLGGASTEISNKHNFKTYKFGIIKLYNESKQIKDMKENAKFAVKDAKEFISKLDIDKVVLTSGVPTTLAALNNGLDYKNYDENIVNGSILKYDDFDIWIEKIIHMEEIELEKLFGKDRAMYILGGIFILKELLKPLAMHKYIVVNDGLREGVMISEILKYNKIKG, encoded by the coding sequence ATGGTAATTGGTATAGATCTTGGTTCCAACACTCTAAGAGTAGCGCTTATGAATGAGCGATTTGAAATTTTAAAAAGTTATGAGATTATAGTTGGATCGGCTAAAGATTTAAAAGATGGTGGAAATTTAAGCCCTAATTCTAAAAACAATATTATAAATGCATTAGAGAAAATTAAAGCAAAATTTAATTTTAATAAATTTAAATATATTGCAGTTGCAACAGAGGCTTTTAGGATTGCAAAAGATAGTAAGGAATTTTTTAAATTTATTAAAGATAAATTTAATATTAATTTTGAGATAATAGATGGCATTAGTGAATCAAAGTTTACAAGATTGGCAGTTGAACATAGATTAAGTAAGCTAAGTGTCAACTTTAAAGATATTCTTGCTATAGATCTAGGTGGAGCTAGCACAGAGATATCAAATAAGCATAATTTTAAAACATATAAATTTGGAATTATTAAACTATATAATGAGTCTAAGCAGATAAAAGATATGAAAGAAAATGCAAAATTTGCAGTAAAAGATGCAAAAGAGTTTATCTCTAAATTAGATATTGATAAAGTTGTATTAACTTCAGGTGTCCCAACAACATTGGCTGCTTTAAATAATGGGTTGGATTATAAAAACTATGATGAAAATATTGTCAATGGATCTATTTTAAAATATGATGATTTTGATATTTGGATTGAAAAAATTATCCATATGGAAGAAATAGAGCTTGAAAAACTTTTTGGAAAAGATAGAGCTATGTATATATTAGGTGGAATTTTTATTTTAAAAGAGCTTTTAAAGCCACTTGCAATGCATAAATATATCGTTGTTAATGATGGTTTAAGAGAAGGTGTTATGATATCAGAAATACTAAAATATAATAAAATAAAAGGATAA
- a CDS encoding acetolactate synthase large subunit, with amino-acid sequence MKASDLFVKALENEGVEYIFGVPGEENLDLLESIRKSKIKFILTRHEQGAGFMAATYGRLTGKVGVCLATLGPGATNLVTAAAYAQLGGMPMLMITGQKPIKKSKQGRFQIIDIVNMMKPVTKYAKQVVNGNNIPSMVRDAFKIATTHRYGAVHIELAEDIAIEESDAKIFPVNKTIFPRARTHLLKQTAKIIEEAKRPLILIGRAANTKQSSEVLTKFIEKTKIPFFTTQMGKGVVDENHELCLRTAALSKDDFLHCAIDRADLIVNIGYDAIEKPPFFMKNEEGATKVIHINYYPSEVDDVYFPQLDVLGDIDANMEFITEVITPQKHWDFEYYYKISDEIRNRLKKYFNDTRFPILPQRVVRTVRNAMGDKDIVTLDNGIYKIWFARNYACTSPKTLLLDNALATMGAGLPSAIAAKMLNLDKKVLAVCGDGGFMMNSQELETAVRLNLDLVVVILNDSAYGMIKWKQEGMGLPNFGLDYGNPDFVKYAQSYGAKGYRPKSCEEFEEILDSCLNSKGVHLIDLAVDYSLNHKILHELLEKKSCLI; translated from the coding sequence ATGAAAGCCTCAGATCTTTTTGTAAAAGCTTTGGAAAACGAAGGTGTTGAATATATTTTTGGTGTTCCAGGAGAAGAAAATTTAGATTTATTAGAATCTATTAGAAAATCAAAAATAAAATTTATCTTAACAAGACACGAACAAGGAGCTGGTTTTATGGCAGCAACTTATGGAAGACTTACTGGAAAAGTTGGAGTATGTTTAGCAACCTTAGGACCAGGAGCTACAAATTTAGTAACAGCAGCAGCTTATGCCCAACTTGGCGGAATGCCTATGCTTATGATAACAGGGCAAAAGCCGATTAAAAAGTCAAAACAAGGTCGTTTTCAAATTATTGATATTGTAAATATGATGAAACCGGTTACAAAATACGCAAAACAAGTTGTTAATGGAAATAACATTCCATCTATGGTAAGAGATGCTTTTAAAATAGCAACCACTCATAGATATGGAGCTGTTCATATAGAACTAGCAGAGGATATAGCAATAGAAGAAAGTGATGCTAAAATTTTTCCAGTTAATAAAACTATCTTCCCAAGGGCAAGGACACATCTTTTAAAACAAACTGCAAAGATTATAGAAGAGGCAAAAAGACCTTTGATATTAATAGGAAGAGCGGCAAATACAAAACAATCTAGTGAAGTTTTAACAAAATTTATAGAAAAAACTAAAATTCCATTTTTTACAACTCAAATGGGAAAAGGTGTTGTTGATGAAAACCATGAACTTTGTTTGAGAACAGCGGCTTTATCAAAAGATGATTTTTTACATTGTGCTATTGATAGGGCAGATTTGATTGTTAATATAGGTTACGATGCTATTGAAAAACCACCATTTTTTATGAAAAATGAAGAGGGTGCTACAAAAGTTATACATATAAACTATTATCCATCTGAGGTTGATGATGTATATTTTCCACAACTTGATGTTTTAGGTGATATAGATGCAAATATGGAATTTATAACTGAGGTCATAACTCCACAAAAGCATTGGGATTTTGAGTATTATTATAAAATTTCTGATGAAATACGAAATCGTTTAAAAAAATATTTTAACGATACTAGATTTCCTATTTTGCCACAAAGAGTTGTAAGGACTGTTAGAAATGCTATGGGTGATAAAGATATAGTTACCCTTGATAATGGAATATATAAAATTTGGTTTGCAAGAAACTATGCTTGCACCTCACCAAAAACATTGCTTTTAGATAATGCACTTGCTACAATGGGTGCAGGACTTCCTTCTGCTATTGCTGCAAAAATGTTAAATCTTGATAAGAAAGTTCTTGCTGTTTGTGGCGACGGTGGATTTATGATGAATTCACAAGAGTTAGAAACTGCTGTAAGATTGAATTTAGATTTAGTTGTAGTTATTTTAAATGATAGTGCTTATGGTATGATAAAGTGGAAACAAGAGGGAATGGGACTTCCAAATTTTGGACTTGATTATGGAAACCCTGATTTTGTGAAATATGCACAAAGCTATGGAGCAAAGGGTTATAGACCAAAAAGTTGCGAAGAATTTGAAGAAATTTTGGATAGTTGTTTGAACTCAAAAGGAGTTCATCTGATTGATTTGGCGGTTGATTATTCATTAAATCATAAAATTTTACATGAGTTATTAGAGAAAAAAAGTTGTTTAATATAA
- a CDS encoding M16 family metallopeptidase produces MRKVLVLILLFAVALFGFENDKELIKKELENGFTYYLYKNETPKDSISLRLLIKAGSTDEKDSEQGLAHFVEHMAFNGTKDYNKNELIKVLESLGVKFGADLNAATGFVSTTYKLDIKNSDENIQKALNIFANMGFKVLFNEDDLEDEKGVIIAEEKNRRNAGTRIFEQSIPYYFKDSIFQKRLPIGDMDIIKNSTPDLLKGFYNKYYHPNNAVLVVAGDFDIDKMDSKIQKVFGDIAYKKIEHMEKNIGYFNELVVYNSHDKDIMDNSLNIMFEDNVSLINSYDGLKHDIKNEFISKLFSAINQRERSMGNTTLSSAFYPINLYNKKVLNAFNSSVLENDFENSIRNLLYTIKSIKEFGFNKNDFEDVKKDLKAANLSIFKKSKKRENSALVSQILDYVESNTTFLNIEDRYNFTEKILDELSLEEINAHFKKIVSANGVLIGLISKESVSFNKDDFLAIYEDIVVTENIEKELSGPILKERLKRQNPYKSSFDNVNLVHMYKFENGVNVYFKQIDTRKDNIFFKAFKKKGYSNFDDLKLANFSVNLSNGSGIGDFNDYEVQKITAGQVFKYSKYINRTSLGYQGNFMIYDIKNFFDAFYVDFHNPKIDENYFKNYKIVALDKLKKNEENPDYKFAKEFNDFYYDNNPKMEFTTKQDIINLDLNRSREFIRSAFENAGEYDFVFVGDMDPDNFIKIAKNYIGNLKGEKTSIDIVDDGVRPILGNHKFVKNYLSENVSKNTIFIENNELQNTPKNRLALEFATDILNILMREDIREKQGKVYGINAYSILKDIPYQYSNVKIYFTSNVKDSDKIVSDVKRIIHKLKTTFNDENELKNIKTIKKVALEKAYQQPQYWVDSLFETLVFDEYFFSYDEIVSLIDQITLDDIKRVAAYAFDTRNFIISSNRYIKSDKR; encoded by the coding sequence ATGAGAAAGGTTTTAGTTTTAATTCTGCTTTTTGCAGTAGCTTTATTTGGTTTTGAAAATGATAAAGAATTAATAAAAAAAGAGCTAGAAAATGGCTTTACATACTATTTATACAAAAATGAAACGCCAAAAGATAGTATATCTTTAAGACTTCTTATAAAAGCTGGCTCAACGGACGAGAAAGATAGCGAACAGGGCTTAGCTCATTTTGTTGAACATATGGCATTTAACGGAACTAAAGACTATAACAAAAATGAATTGATAAAAGTTTTGGAAAGCTTAGGTGTTAAATTTGGAGCAGATTTAAATGCGGCTACAGGGTTTGTTTCAACTACATATAAATTAGATATAAAAAATAGCGATGAAAATATCCAAAAAGCTTTAAATATTTTTGCAAATATGGGCTTTAAGGTTTTATTTAATGAAGACGATCTTGAAGATGAAAAAGGCGTTATAATAGCTGAAGAAAAAAATAGAAGAAATGCTGGAACTAGAATATTTGAACAATCAATCCCATACTACTTCAAAGATAGTATTTTTCAAAAAAGACTTCCTATTGGAGATATGGATATTATTAAAAACTCTACACCAGATCTTTTAAAAGGATTTTATAATAAATATTATCATCCAAATAATGCCGTTTTAGTTGTTGCTGGGGATTTTGATATAGATAAAATGGATAGTAAAATTCAAAAGGTTTTTGGAGATATTGCATACAAAAAGATAGAACATATGGAAAAAAACATAGGATATTTTAATGAGCTTGTAGTTTACAATAGCCACGATAAAGATATTATGGATAATAGCTTAAATATTATGTTTGAAGATAATGTTAGTTTGATTAATAGCTATGATGGGTTAAAGCACGATATAAAAAATGAGTTTATATCAAAGCTTTTTAGCGCCATAAATCAAAGAGAAAGAAGCATGGGTAATACTACATTAAGCAGTGCTTTTTATCCCATAAATTTATATAATAAAAAAGTTTTAAATGCTTTTAATAGTAGTGTTTTAGAAAATGATTTTGAAAATAGCATTAGAAATTTACTCTATACTATAAAGAGCATAAAAGAATTTGGGTTTAATAAAAATGATTTTGAAGATGTAAAAAAAGATCTAAAAGCTGCAAATTTATCCATTTTTAAAAAGAGTAAAAAAAGAGAAAATAGTGCTTTAGTTTCTCAAATTCTAGACTATGTTGAATCAAACACAACATTTTTAAACATTGAAGACAGATATAATTTTACAGAAAAAATCCTTGATGAATTAAGCCTAGAAGAGATTAATGCTCACTTTAAAAAAATAGTAAGTGCAAATGGGGTTTTAATTGGCTTAATATCTAAAGAGTCTGTAAGTTTTAATAAAGATGATTTTTTAGCAATATATGAAGATATAGTTGTTACAGAAAATATAGAAAAAGAGCTTAGTGGACCTATTTTAAAAGAGAGATTAAAAAGACAAAATCCATATAAAAGTAGTTTTGATAATGTTAATTTGGTTCATATGTATAAATTTGAAAATGGCGTAAATGTTTATTTTAAACAAATTGACACAAGAAAAGATAATATATTTTTTAAGGCATTTAAGAAAAAGGGATACTCAAATTTTGACGATTTAAAATTGGCAAATTTTAGTGTTAATCTATCAAATGGAAGCGGTATAGGCGATTTCAATGATTACGAGGTGCAAAAGATAACTGCTGGTCAGGTGTTTAAGTATTCAAAATATATAAATAGAACATCTTTAGGTTATCAAGGTAATTTTATGATTTATGATATTAAAAATTTCTTTGATGCTTTTTATGTTGATTTTCATAATCCAAAGATAGATGAGAATTATTTTAAAAATTATAAGATAGTAGCTTTAGACAAACTTAAAAAAAATGAAGAAAATCCAGATTATAAATTTGCAAAAGAGTTTAATGATTTTTACTATGATAACAATCCAAAGATGGAATTTACAACCAAGCAAGACATTATAAATTTGGATTTAAACAGATCAAGAGAATTTATAAGAAGCGCTTTTGAAAATGCAGGAGAGTATGATTTTGTATTTGTTGGAGATATGGACCCTGATAATTTTATTAAAATAGCAAAAAACTATATAGGAAATTTAAAAGGAGAAAAAACCTCTATTGATATTGTTGATGACGGGGTTAGGCCTATTTTAGGAAACCACAAATTTGTTAAAAACTATCTTAGTGAAAATGTATCTAAAAATACAATTTTTATAGAAAATAACGAACTTCAAAATACACCTAAAAATAGACTAGCTTTGGAATTTGCAACTGATATTTTAAATATCTTAATGAGGGAAGATATAAGAGAAAAGCAAGGCAAAGTTTATGGGATTAATGCCTACTCTATTCTTAAAGATATTCCATATCAATATAGTAATGTTAAGATATATTTTACAAGTAATGTTAAAGACAGTGATAAAATAGTTAGCGATGTAAAAAGAATTATACATAAATTAAAAACAACTTTTAATGATGAAAATGAGCTTAAAAACATTAAAACCATTAAAAAAGTAGCTTTAGAAAAAGCATACCAACAACCACAATACTGGGTAGATAGCCTTTTTGAAACTCTTGTTTTTGATGAATATTTTTTTAGTTATGATGAGATAGTTTCTTTGATAGACCAAATAACATTAGATGATATAAAAAGAGTTGCAGCTTATGCTTTTGATACAAGAAATTTTATCATAAGTTCCAATCGGTATATAAAATCAGACAAGAGATAG
- a CDS encoding 1,4-dihydroxy-2-naphthoate polyprenyltransferase produces the protein MNLKIFLELIEFKAKAASLFPFLLGVCISIYHFNSFDLNIAIILYLAMFLFNCFVDIWDNYMDYKNAIDEEHYKVKTNVIGRENLNIKQLEIIMAISFLVSFSLGIFLVSKTGIELLFLGLISFIVGVWYSYGKRPISSTPFGEIASGLTMGFLIPLITVFTLNPERHVFEISNLWIVFLSSFINIIFISNLLFANNICDMDEDRKNGRVTLPHILGFKNSILLFKFAYIFGFLSVILAVFTKVYPISLLLVFICIPLVVKNTIRLEKTPIKLKSFKYIITNLGVMSFLQVLSFGVYLMFFF, from the coding sequence ATGAATCTGAAAATATTTTTAGAATTAATAGAGTTTAAAGCAAAAGCAGCAAGCCTTTTTCCGTTTTTACTTGGTGTTTGTATATCTATCTATCATTTTAATAGTTTTGATTTAAACATAGCAATTATCTTGTATCTTGCTATGTTTTTATTTAATTGTTTTGTTGATATTTGGGATAATTATATGGACTATAAAAACGCCATTGATGAAGAACATTATAAAGTTAAAACCAATGTCATTGGCAGAGAAAATTTAAATATTAAACAACTTGAGATCATAATGGCAATTTCCTTTTTAGTTTCTTTTTCATTGGGCATTTTTTTAGTTTCTAAAACAGGGATTGAGCTTCTTTTTTTAGGACTTATATCATTTATCGTTGGGGTTTGGTATTCATATGGAAAAAGACCAATCTCCTCAACGCCATTTGGTGAAATTGCATCTGGGCTTACTATGGGTTTTTTAATACCATTAATAACCGTTTTTACACTAAATCCAGAGCGTCATGTTTTTGAGATAAGTAATTTATGGATAGTGTTTTTATCTAGCTTTATAAATATAATTTTTATCTCAAATTTACTTTTTGCTAATAATATTTGCGATATGGACGAAGATAGAAAAAATGGAAGAGTTACGCTGCCTCATATTTTAGGGTTTAAAAACTCAATTTTGCTTTTTAAATTTGCATATATTTTTGGGTTTTTATCTGTGATTTTGGCAGTTTTCACAAAAGTTTACCCTATTAGTTTACTTTTAGTTTTTATCTGTATTCCTTTGGTTGTAAAAAATACTATTAGGCTAGAAAAAACTCCAATTAAACTAAAAAGCTTTAAATATATAATTACAAATTTAGGTGTTATGTCTTTTCTGCAGGTTTTAAGTTTTGGAGTTTACTTAATGTTCTTTTTTTAA
- a CDS encoding aldehyde dehydrogenase family protein — MKMVEVTSPFDGKKIGEVPFTSKEELEKIIDEAYEKFVNFKYRLPKYQIVEILEKAAKICEENVEELTNLAASEGGKPYMDSKVEILRAINGIKLAISHLGSYEGKQIAMGHTKSSENRIAYTFKEPIGVVAAISAFNHPFNLAVHQVVPAIAVGCPVIIKPASSTPLSAFKLVEILEKAGLPKGYATAVLCDRDSAEMLASSKKISFLTFIGSAKVGWGLSKKVNNGTRIALEHGGVAPVIVEKDANLDEVLPALLKGGFYHAGQVCVSVQRVYAHKDIAKEIANKLANLASKLVVGNQMDPKTEVGPLIDPKEVSRVEEWVNTSGGEILCGGKRLENNCYAPTVIYNAKDSATISQNEVFGPVVCVYSYENIDEAIKRANSLDVSFQAAIFTKNIDTSIKAVKELNATAVMVNDHTAFRVDWMPFGGAKSSGIGIGGINYSMEEMSNQKLFVVKSNSI; from the coding sequence ATGAAAATGGTTGAAGTAACATCTCCATTTGATGGAAAAAAGATAGGTGAAGTTCCTTTTACTTCTAAAGAGGAGTTGGAAAAAATAATAGATGAGGCTTATGAGAAATTTGTAAATTTCAAATACAGACTTCCAAAATATCAAATAGTTGAAATTTTAGAAAAAGCAGCCAAAATTTGTGAGGAAAATGTAGAAGAGCTTACAAATTTAGCAGCAAGTGAGGGCGGAAAGCCTTATATGGATTCAAAAGTTGAGATACTTCGTGCGATTAATGGTATAAAACTTGCTATCTCTCATCTAGGAAGTTATGAGGGTAAGCAAATTGCCATGGGACATACAAAAAGCTCTGAAAACAGAATAGCCTACACTTTTAAAGAGCCAATCGGAGTAGTTGCTGCAATATCTGCTTTTAACCACCCTTTTAATCTTGCAGTTCATCAAGTAGTTCCAGCTATCGCTGTTGGTTGCCCTGTGATTATAAAACCAGCTAGCTCAACCCCGCTTAGTGCTTTTAAATTAGTTGAAATTTTAGAAAAAGCAGGACTTCCAAAAGGCTATGCAACTGCCGTGCTTTGTGATAGAGATAGTGCTGAAATGCTTGCTTCATCTAAGAAAATTAGCTTTTTAACATTTATAGGTTCAGCAAAAGTTGGTTGGGGCTTATCTAAAAAGGTAAACAATGGCACAAGAATAGCTTTAGAACATGGTGGAGTTGCACCTGTAATAGTTGAAAAAGATGCGAATTTAGATGAGGTCTTACCAGCACTTTTAAAAGGTGGATTTTACCATGCTGGGCAAGTTTGCGTCTCTGTTCAAAGAGTTTATGCTCACAAAGATATCGCAAAAGAAATTGCAAATAAGTTGGCAAATTTAGCTAGTAAATTGGTAGTTGGAAATCAAATGGATCCCAAAACTGAGGTTGGACCGTTAATTGATCCAAAAGAGGTTAGCAGAGTTGAAGAGTGGGTGAATACAAGTGGTGGAGAGATTTTATGTGGCGGTAAAAGACTAGAAAATAACTGCTACGCTCCAACTGTGATTTATAATGCAAAAGATAGTGCAACTATCTCACAAAATGAGGTTTTTGGACCTGTTGTTTGTGTTTATTCTTATGAAAATATTGATGAGGCTATTAAAAGAGCAAATTCACTTGATGTTTCATTCCAGGCTGCGATTTTCACTAAAAATATTGACACATCTATCAAAGCAGTTAAAGAGCTAAATGCAACTGCTGTTATGGTAAATGACCACACAGCATTTAGGGTTGACTGGATGCCATTTGGTGGTGCAAAAAGCTCAGGCATTGGAATTGGTGGAATTAATTACTCTATGGAAGAAATGTCAAATCAAAAATTATTTGTTGTAAAATCAAACTCAATTTAA
- a CDS encoding helix-turn-helix domain-containing protein has translation MENYEIQKINIDNFYKKVGNNVKRIREKKGFSQLQLANEIGHNSVGHIAKAEIYAYNKRFNLEQLYKISIVLQVDIKDFFD, from the coding sequence ATGGAAAATTATGAAATACAAAAAATAAATATAGATAATTTCTATAAAAAAGTAGGTAATAACGTAAAAAGAATTAGAGAAAAGAAAGGTTTTAGCCAACTTCAATTGGCAAATGAAATTGGACATAACTCAGTAGGGCATATAGCAAAAGCAGAAATATATGCATATAATAAAAGATTTAATCTAGAACAATTATACAAAATATCAATTGTTTTACAAGTTGATATAAAAGATTTTTTTGATTAA
- a CDS encoding GatB/YqeY domain-containing protein, translating into MSVKEQIQNDVKTAMREKDNFKRDTLRTILSVFKQIEVDERVLIDDTRAFSIIQSEIKKRKDSIEQYLKGDRKDLADKEQSEIDVIISYLPRQLSKDELEAKLAEIITKTNATSIKDLGKVMKVAKEEIGSSSDGKNISECAKKLLSNQGQ; encoded by the coding sequence ATGAGTGTAAAAGAGCAAATTCAAAACGATGTTAAAACTGCGATGAGAGAAAAAGATAATTTTAAAAGAGATACTTTAAGGACTATTTTATCGGTATTTAAACAAATTGAAGTTGATGAGAGAGTTTTGATAGATGATACAAGAGCTTTTTCTATAATCCAAAGTGAAATTAAAAAAAGAAAAGACTCAATAGAGCAGTATTTAAAAGGAGATAGAAAAGATTTAGCAGATAAAGAACAATCAGAAATAGATGTAATAATCTCTTATTTACCAAGGCAGTTAAGCAAAGATGAATTAGAAGCAAAATTAGCGGAGATAATAACTAAAACAAACGCTACTAGTATAAAGGATTTAGGAAAAGTTATGAAGGTTGCTAAAGAGGAGATAGGCTCAAGTAGTGATGGAAAAAACATTAGCGAATGTGCTAAAAAACTATTAAGCAATCAAGGGCAATAA
- the serA gene encoding phosphoglycerate dehydrogenase, whose amino-acid sequence MSKIIVCDAIHQSGFEILSKESDIEVVDASKTPKDELLTILGDADIAITRSSTAVNEAFLEAGKNLKAIVRAGVGVDNVDIDGCSKRGIILMNVPTANTIAAVEMTMCHLLNAARKYVDSCNDLKLNRTWKREKWYGTELFGKTLGIIGFGNIGSRVGVRAKAFGMDVVAYDPYIEPLKATDLGVKFTSNFEDILKCDFITIHTPKTKETTDIISTHEIEKMKDGVRLVNCARGGLINEEALLEALKTKKVAYAGIDVFVNEPATSHPLLDLDNLVATPHLGANTLESQQNIATQAAEQAISASRGINYPNALNLPIKTDNIPKEVQLYLELVSKMAYLAAQINKAPIKAIRVEINGKMMEYSDSALTFAIYGGLKERFGDSINYVNAKFLADERGIKTEIIKSKDANYKDQISVNILTDKEVSSVSGTIFGDEEARIVNISGFKTDFKPKGKMILLKNKDIPGFIMDISSILAKANVNIADFRLGRNKDGFALAVILIDESIDKEILKQLNEVEACVWAKYATL is encoded by the coding sequence ATGAGTAAAATTATAGTTTGTGATGCTATTCACCAGTCTGGATTTGAAATATTATCAAAAGAGAGTGATATTGAGGTAGTTGATGCTTCAAAAACCCCAAAGGATGAACTTTTAACGATTCTAGGGGATGCAGATATAGCCATTACTAGAAGCTCGACAGCTGTTAACGAAGCTTTTTTAGAAGCTGGTAAAAACCTAAAAGCTATTGTTAGAGCTGGTGTTGGTGTTGATAATGTGGATATAGATGGCTGCTCAAAAAGAGGTATAATTCTTATGAATGTCCCTACTGCAAATACCATAGCAGCAGTGGAGATGACAATGTGTCATCTTTTAAATGCTGCACGAAAATATGTAGATTCTTGCAATGATCTTAAATTGAACAGAACTTGGAAAAGAGAAAAATGGTATGGAACTGAGCTATTTGGAAAAACTTTAGGAATAATTGGTTTTGGTAATATCGGTTCAAGGGTTGGTGTTAGAGCTAAAGCCTTTGGAATGGATGTTGTTGCTTATGATCCATATATAGAGCCATTAAAAGCTACAGATCTTGGTGTGAAATTTACTTCAAATTTTGAAGATATTTTAAAATGTGATTTTATAACTATACATACACCAAAAACAAAAGAAACTACAGATATAATCAGTACTCACGAGATAGAAAAAATGAAGGACGGAGTAAGGCTAGTTAACTGTGCTAGAGGTGGGCTCATAAATGAAGAAGCTTTGCTTGAGGCACTAAAGACCAAAAAGGTTGCATATGCTGGAATTGATGTTTTTGTAAATGAACCAGCAACGAGTCACCCTTTGTTAGATCTTGATAATTTAGTTGCAACTCCACATCTTGGAGCAAATACCTTAGAATCACAACAAAATATAGCAACACAAGCAGCTGAACAAGCAATTAGCGCATCTAGAGGAATTAACTATCCAAATGCTTTAAATTTACCTATTAAAACAGACAATATTCCTAAAGAGGTACAACTATATTTGGAACTAGTATCAAAAATGGCATATTTAGCTGCTCAGATTAATAAAGCACCTATAAAAGCAATAAGAGTAGAGATAAATGGAAAGATGATGGAATATTCTGATTCAGCTCTTACATTTGCTATTTATGGTGGATTAAAAGAGAGATTTGGCGATTCTATAAACTATGTAAATGCTAAATTTTTAGCAGATGAAAGAGGAATTAAAACTGAAATTATAAAAAGCAAAGATGCTAACTATAAAGATCAAATATCAGTTAACATCTTAACAGATAAAGAAGTTTCTTCCGTTAGTGGAACTATCTTTGGTGATGAAGAGGCAAGAATTGTTAATATAAGTGGCTTTAAAACAGACTTTAAGCCAAAAGGTAAAATGATTTTGCTTAAAAACAAAGATATTCCGGGTTTTATTATGGATATAAGTTCAATACTTGCAAAAGCCAATGTAAATATAGCGGATTTTAGGCTTGGAAGAAATAAAGATGGTTTTGCACTAGCTGTTATTTTGATAGATGAAAGCATAGACAAAGAGATACTTAAGCAATTAAATGAAGTAGAAGCTTGCGTCTGGGCTAAATACGCAACCTTATAA